One uncultured Draconibacterium sp. genomic window, TTATTTTCAGAAGTACCCCACCACCAGGCATCGTTCCAACCCCAAACATCGTAGTTACCGTAGTTCTCTTTTGCGAACAACAGCTGTCCGTTGCGGTTAAAGATCATCATTTTGGCATTTGGATAACGCGGATAAATACACAAAATCTGGAAGAAATCGTGAACACCATCGTCGTTTGGTGAGAAACCTTCAGGAATAAACAATTCGCAATCGATTTCTGTATCCAGGTATTCCGGATGTCCATCCAAATCGAGGTCATCGTCGCTAAAGTCGCCGTTGCCGTTTATATCCTCGTTAATGGTTTGATACGCATCGTCTTCGTCATTTGTATCACGCCAGTCTCTTTCTCCATCGCCATCGAAATCCTGCAGCGGTGCATTACTTGCTGTTTCGTTACCCGGCATTGCCCATCCCGATTGCGTATCGTAAGCATCATCCAGTCCGTCGAAATCACTGTCGCTGTAAATTCTTACAACATCGGCAATACCATCTGCATTTTCATCGTGACCTTCAATAAAGTCGAATACTCCGTCGTTGTCCGAATCGATATCCAGGAAGTCAGGCATTGAATCGCCATCGGTGTCCGTTAAACTGATGTCGAATGGATAACCTCCGTTGTCCGGATCGTAGGCATCATCCCATCCGTCACCATCGGTATCTCTTCCGGTTGGAGGAATGTAATTGTGTTCACCCTGACCTTCTATATTATCCAGGATTCCATCGTTATCCGAATCCACATCGTAGCTGTCAGGTATACCGTCAAGATCCGAATCGTAGGCCAGGTCGCCTTCGTTCACATCCCTGATTCCGTCGTTATCATCATCAATATCATCCACATCGGCAATACCATCGCAGTCGTTATCAGCTACACGTGTAATGTAAACCCATGCAGTATCATACAATGTTGGCGGCACACCCACATCGTGGATTTCGTATTGGAAACTATCCACACCAACAAAATCTTCAAACGGCTCGTATTCAAAGTTACCGTTGTCGTACAAAATTATTACACCACTGGTTGTTCCGGTTATTGGTATTGGATTTACAACAATTTCGTCACCGTCAGGATCCGAATCGGCACCTCCACCATTGTCAACCAATACATTTCCGGTTAAGTTACCACACGGCACATCAAAATAGTCGTCGATTGCAACTGGTGGTTGGTTGGCCGGACGAACGGTTATAAATACAATTGCTTCACCACACATTGGCACACAAGGAATTCCATCGTCGCAAATCGTATACCTGAAAATATCCGGTCCGATATAACCGGGATCAGGAGTATAGGTTACAATTCCGGTTTTATTATCAACTGTAACGGAACCATGAGATGGATGAATGATCACTCCCAATGAAGCGTAATTTATACTTGTTTTCAGGTCGTAATCGTTATTTACCACATTAATGTCAACCGGTATGTCAACTGCTGTAACAGCCGAGTCGTTTACAACGTTTGGTGCAATGTTTCCAAATACTTCGTATTCAATCTGACAAGTGGCCGAATTGCCATTTACATCGTAAGCTGTTGCAGTTATAATGGTTATTCCAATATTATCGCAATCCAGCTGGTAATCATCCAACAATACGGTATCAATGCCGCATTCGTCCCAAACACTGTCGGTTACCATTTCCCATGTAATATCAAACAATCCGTTTTGATCCAGCTGAACGGTTTGATTTCCAATACAAATTATCGAAGGTGGTGTTTCATCAATAACGGTTACAATTGCTTCACAGGTATCCCGTAATCCGTAGGCATCAACTGCATACAGTTTCACCAGGTTGGCACCAACATCGGTACAATCAAAGCGGTCTCTTGAGATATAAATGGCTTCCAATTTACAGTTATCATACGATCCGTTATCAATCATTTGCGCTGTAATTGTTGCAATACCTGTTTCATCCAGATAAACTGTTATATCCTGACAAATAGCCGTTGGAGGCAAATTATCGACAACGGTAATATCAGCCATACAAACAGTTGAATTACCGGCTTCATCGGTTACAACCACATTCACCAGTTTTCCTTCTTCCACATCCTCACAAGTGAAGTCAACAATATCCACTTCAATTATCAGATCTTCTTCTGCAGTACAATTATCATTCGATCCTTTCGAAATGGTTTGCATGTCGATATCGGTAAGAACATAGTTTCCGGTTTCATCGAGGTAAACGGTTATACTGTTACAAACAGCTTCCGGAGGAATGGTATCGGTTAATGTAATTACCTGTACACACGAATCTGTATTTCCGCAAAGGTCGCTTATGCTGAAATAATTAACAATTGTTTTTCTGTCCAGATCAAATACCTTTTCGGTACGTGCGGTAAACGAGTTCGGATCAATTTCGCAATTATCAAACAACTTACCTCCTGCAGCTTCAAATTCTTCAATCGTAGTTATATCAGAAATAATTTCTGACAAACATTCGATGGCTGTGTCGGCAGGACATGTAATAACAGGAGGCGTAACATCGTTTACAGTTATCCGGTAAGAACATTCGGCAGTATTTCCGCAAATGTCCTCAATACGGTAGCTTCTTACAATTACCAACGGACAAGTTGTACCGATTAAACTATCGCCGGTATGTGTGAATGAACTTTCGAGAAGCGCATAATTGTCTGTCGCATTTCCACCTGCTGAAATAAACTGGGCAAGGCTGGTGAAAACCTGTGTATTTACATCATCAAAACATTCAACAACAATATCGTTCGGACATGTTAACACCGGATCGGAGTAATCGCGTTTGTAAATGGTGTAAGAACAAGGTTCTGACCAGTTGCCGCAATTATCTGCAATAATATAGGTATAGGTTATTTGCGACTCACAATCGGAGATAACAGAATCGGCACTCAACAGTGTAAAGCTGGCTGAATCCAACGCACAGTTATCACTTGTTGTACCTCCGGCCGAAATAAATCCATCCAACAGCGCAAACGGTGCCGGGAAAGCTTCGGTAGCATCGATGGTATCATCAGGAGGACAAGTCAACAGTGGCTGAATGGAATCGATTACAGTAATTCGTTGTTCCGTTGTGCCTCGGTTACCGCTCATGTCGAATATTTCAAATCGGTTAACGTACACTCTCGGACAAACATCGCCAATTGTATCGGTAAAGAACAAGTTAAAGCTGCTGCTGTCTATTTCACAATTGTCAGCAAACCATCCGTCGTAGGAAATAAATACTTCCAGTGTGGCAATATCAACAGGTTCGCAATCCAGTACCAGGTTAGGAATTCCAATTGTTGGCGGAATCTCATCGCGAATTATAATTTTCTGAACCACATCTATCGAATCGCAGGTATCCCAGAAACGATAGGTACGATACACAACACCCGGCTCACTTGCTCCGCCATTCACATCCTGTATAAATTCAAAATCAAGTCCGGCACCGCAATACACATTTACCTTACCTCCATCGGCTTCAAACGCTGCAATGCTGTTGTATGGTTCGGGCAGGTAACATTCTTCTGTCAGCGTTTTTGGTAGTGAAACTACTTCCAGTGGTATATCTTCCACAATAATTCTTTCCGTTGCTAATGTTTTATTGCCGCAAGCATCGTATGTCTCATAAATACGTTCATATACAGTAGGACAACTACCCGGCAATTTTTTAGGAGGAGCCGCCAGCGCCACTGTTGCTGTCCGCATATCGGTACAATTATCGCTGATTGTACCTCTGTCTCCCGCATTACCGCTGTAAATTGGAATTTCACTTCCTTTTGTATAAATCCGAACAGTATTTAGAGGAACCGTACAGGAAATGTATTTATCAGGTAAAATAAGTATCGGTGGCGTTTTATCATCAATAACAAATGCTTGTGTACAGCTTGCCGTATCATTTTCACTCGTTATGGAGTAGGTTCTGGTAATGGTTTCAGGACAGGTTCCACCATTACTTCTGTCAGTGAATGAGAAGGATGTGATTTCAAATGGATAGCTATACGCATAACCACCGGCAGCTCTGAATTCATCGACATTCCGGTATACTGGCAGATCGTCAACACACTCATAGCTTATACTTGGTAAACCAGCACAACCTATGTCGAAAGAAGCATCACGATAAACCTCTATTATTTGAGTACATGTTTGTACGTTACCGCAATAGTCGGTTATTTCATAGGTACGTGTTATAGTTTCCGGCTCGGAACCACCATCCGACACATCTGAACCTACCTGGCGGAAACTTACCACACCACAATTGTCATCAATGAAACCTCCGGCAGCAAGGAATTCGGTTGTATCAGCATAGGCAGCAGGAACAACATCGTTTGTTACAACAATTTTTGGCGGACAAGCCATGGTTGGTCTTTCAGTGTCGTTAACAACAATTATCTGAGTACAACTTAAAGTATTTCCACAGGAATCATCAATACTGTATATGCGAATTTCTTCGTAACAATATACGCTGGATGAAACGATTGAGTCGAAAACAGTAAATGTTAAGGTATCCAGACCACAGTTATGAGAATAAACCTGAACAGATGTATCGAGTGCCAGATATTCCGAAAGTGTATATGCAATTGGATAGTTGTCCAGATCTTCGAAACAGGTCAATGCATCTATCTGAACACAACTCATATATCTGTCGAGCGGAACCGGCTCGGTAATAGTACCCGTGTAGGTTGCCTCACAATCATTTGCATCGGTAACAGTTAAGGTATAATCGCCTGCAGGCTGGTTGTATAAATCCTCGTTTATGCCCACGGTGTCGCCGGCTTCGTTCGTCCATGCGTAATCATATCCGGGAGTACCTTCGTTAACTGTTACTTCAATGCTTCCGGTTGATTCGCCCATTACCTCAACATTGGTAATTAAATCTTCGGTTATGGCAATTGGAGTTGGTTCGGTAATAACAATATCCATTGTCGCGTCACAATATAGCGTATCAGAAAGTGCATCTGTAACAGTAACGGTATAAGTTCCGGCAGGCAAATCACTTATATCTTGTGTAGTTTCACCATTACTCCATAAATAACTATATGGTTCAACACCGCCTGAAACTTCAATGTCAATTGATCCGGTACTATCTCCGTAACAAAGCACATCAACCGGATCGGGATCAATAACAGGATCACTAATTACAAGGTGCAACCAGGTAGTATCCGGACAAGCAGTACCATCTCCAAGCGTGAACAGGTAATCATCCGAAGTGTAATAGGTATCACCGGTTCCTTCGATCCAGGTATACTCAACACAAGCATAAACGGTATCATAAGTAACACCACCATTGATTAGTGTTGTTGTTAAAATAGCTACTGAGTCACAACCCTGCTCTGTTGAAACATTTGCCACATAAATGTCTTCAATAGTAGTTGAAACGGTGTATCCATTCCATAGATATTCAGGATCACCAACACACAAGGTATCATAATGCAGGGTTGTATCCGGTGGAATAACAGTAACATCGTAAGTTAACAATGAATCGCAGCCAAACCTATTTGGAATGGTGTCAAAGTAAATCCACGATTGCAGTGATGTAATCAGCACATTATTTAGTGTTGTATCAGGGCCTCCGGCACAAAGTGTCAGATACAATGTTGAATCAGTTACCGGCAGCACTTTCACATCTAAATAAAGCAGCGTGTCGCAGCCGGAAGGTTCGGGAAGATTATGGATATACATACTATCCACTTCAGATGAAATAACCTGGCCGTACCAGTCAGCTACCGCTTCGCCATAACACACCGGATACGGAATTGTATCCTTAATTGCCGGAACAATGTCGACCACTAAGGTTAAAGTTGAGTCGCAAGCCCATACCTCAGTAGGCCATGTAGTTGTGTAAGTACCATCCGCGAAAGTATTTAAAGTATGCCCTTCCCAAACGATTGGGGCACTTCCTTCACACAACGACATATACATCGTTGTGTCGTACAACGGATGTGAGATAATCTCCAGCTGCAGACGCAATGAGTCGCAACCGGCGGCATAATAAAGAGTGTCGAAATACATACTGTCGCGATCGCCGGCATACCAGGTATCATCCCAGAAGAAGGAATCGCTGGCACATAAATCTACTGTCAGTAAACTATCGATAGGTCGTAATATTTCAACTTCCAGATTAACAATCGAATCGCAACCGTATTGATTTTGCAGCACATCGGTATAAATACTGTCGGTATATGAATCCACCTGATGAACCGAATTTACACCCCATGCAAAAACCGGCTCCCCTTCACAAATAGTTGTATCCAGGTTGATCGTATCGGGATACATGATGGTAACATTCATGGTTAGTAAGGAATCGCAACCTGCCGCATTTGTTAATGTATCCAAATATGTGCTGTCATTCAGTGCATATATTTCCAGCGTATTCCATGGGAATGATGGAGTACCATAACAAAGCATCGTATCAATTACTGTATCTGTTTTAGGTATGATTGTAACATTTAAATTCACCAATGAATCGCAACCATACTGACTCAAATATCGTGCTTCGTATGTACGATCCATGTCAGAGAAAATATCAAGTCCTTCCCATACAAATACAGGCTCGCCTTCACAAATGGCTGTATCAAGATTTATGGTGTCAGGTGGAACTACATAAACATTGAGCGTAACCAATGAATCGCAGTTAAAGGCATTAACAAGAGTTACATTGTAAATATCATCGGCATCTGTGGTTATGGTCAGACCATTCCAGTTAAATGAAGGTGCTCCAACACAAAGTGTAGTATCCATCTCATACGAGCTCACCGGATTCGATTTAACGTTTAATGTCAGTAATGAATCACAACCTGCAGCATTAGTTAATGTTGCATAGTACACATCGTCCCTATCGGTTAAAATTGCATTTCCATTCCAGTCAAAACTTGCGTCATTTTCGCACACTTCAATACTTTCTTCACTGGATGTCGGATACAATATCGTTACATCCATTGTAACAACAGAGTCGCAACCCTCACTGTTTTTCAGGGCAGCCACATAAGTACTGTCGTTTGTGCTTACAATAGTATAGCCATTCCAAGGCACTGCCGCATCACCCAAACAAAGTGTCATTTCTTCGGAAGTGTAAATCGGAGGAATAATGTAAACATTCAAGGTCAGCAGCGAATCACAACCATATATATTTTGTAAAGTAGCTTCGTAGGTGCTGTCTGCATCGGTCAATACCGTATGACTGTTCCAGGCAAAAACCGGCGCTCCCTGACATAGTGTTGTATCCATTATTATTGTGTCCGGTTCATGTACTTCAACAAACAAGGACATCAAGGTATCACATCCCACACCGATTACTCCGGGTATGGTATCCAGATACTGACCGGCTGCCGTTATCGGATTTCCATTCCAATCGTAAGGAAGTTCATTTGTACACAAACTTATAAAGATCGTGTCTTCTTCCATCGGTTCAATAAACAGATCCAATGTGATTATGGTATCACAACCTACTCCAATCTCGCCCGGAATTGTATCAATGTACTGACCGGCTCCAAAGTAATCGGTTCCGTTCCAGTTGTAAGGTAACTCGTTGGCACAAATGCTGGCGTAAATCGTATCCTCTTCCATTGGTTCGATAAACAGATCCAACATACGGATGGTATCACAACCTACGCCGACTTCGCCCAAAATAGTATCATGGTATTGACCGGCACCAAAGTAATCGGTTCCCAGCCAGTTGTATGGAAGTTCATTGGCACACAGACTTACATAAATCGTGTCTTCTTCCATTGGTTCAATAAACAGATCCAACATGCGGATGGTATCACAACCAACGCCAACTTCACCTGCGATTGTATCAATGTACTGACCGGCACCAAAGTAATCGGTTCCGTTCCAGTTGTAAGGAAGTTCGTTCGCACAGATGCTGGCATAAATGGTATCCTCTTCCATTGGTTCAATAAACAGATCCAACATTCGAATCGTATCACAACCTACACCATAAATTTCATTGGCCTGCTAATGTATCAATGTACTGACCGGCTCCAAAGTAATCGGTTCCGTTCCAGTTGTATGGAAGTTCGTTCGAACAGATGCTGGCATAAATGGTATCCTCTTCCATTGGCTCAATAAACAGATCCAACATTCGGATCGTATCACAACCTACACCGACTTCACCTGCTAATGGTATCAATGTACTGGCCGGCTCCAAAGTAGTCGGTTCCCAGTTCCAGTTGTATGGAAGTTCGTTCGCACACAGACTTACATAAATGGTATCCTCTTCCATTGGCTCAATAAACAGATCCAACATGCGGATGGTATCACAACCTACTCCGATTTCACCCGGAATGGTATCAATGTACTGACCGGCTCCAAAGTAGTCGGTTCCCAGCCAGTTGTATGGAAGTTCGTTCGCACAGATGCTGGCATAAATGGTATCCTCTTCCATTGGTTCGATAAACAGATCCAACATACGGATGGTATCACAACCTACTCCAATTTCGCCCGGTATGGTATCAATGTACTGACCGGCCCCAAAGTAATCGGTACCCAACCAGTTGTATGGAAGTTCATTTGCACAAATGCTGGCAGAAATCGTGTCTGCCTCCATCGGTTCGATATACAGATCGAGCATGCGGATGGTGTCACAACCTACTCCGATTTCACCCAAAATAGTATCATGGTATTGACCGGCCCCAAAGTAATCGGTTCCCAACCAGTTGTATGGAAGTTCATTTGCACAAATGCTGGCATAAATCGTGTCTTCTTCCATCGGCTCAATAAACAGATCCAACATGCGGATGGTATCACAACCGACTCCGATTTCGCCCAAAATAGTATCATGGTATTGACCGGCACCAAAGTAATCGGTTCCCAACCAGTTGTATGGAAGTTCATTTGCACAAATA contains:
- a CDS encoding Ig-like domain-containing protein, which encodes MLDLFIEPMEEDTIYASICANELPYNWNGTDYFGAGQYIDTIAGEVGVGCDTIRMLDLFIEPMEEDTIYVSLCANELPYNWLGTDYFGAGQYHDTILGEVGVGCDTIRMLDLFIEPMEEDTIYASICANELPYNWNGTDYFGAGQYIDTIPGEIGVGCDTIITLDLFIEPMEEDTIFISLCTNELPYDWNGNPITAAGQYLDTIPGVIGVGCDTLMSLFVEVHEPDTIIMDTTLCQGAPVFAWNSHTVLTDADSTYEATLQNIYGCDSLLTLNVYIIPPIYTSEEMTLCLGDAAVPWNGYTIVSTNDSTYVAALKNSEGCDSVVTMDVTILYPTSSEESIEVCENDASFDWNGNAILTDRDDVYYATLTNAAGCDSLLTLNVKSNPVSSYEMDTTLCVGAPSFNWNGLTITTDADDIYNVTLVNAFNCDSLVTLNVYVVPPDTINLDTAICEGEPVFVWEGLDIFSDMDRTYEARYLSQYGCDSLVNLNVTIIPKTDTVIDTMLCYGTPSFPWNTLEIYALNDSTYLDTLTNAAGCDSLLTMNVTIMYPDTINLDTTICEGEPVFAWGVNSVHQVDSYTDSIYTDVLQNQYGCDSIVNLEVEILRPIDSLLTVDLCASDSFFWDDTWYAGDRDSMYFDTLYYAAGCDSLRLQLEIISHPLYDTTMYMSLCEGSAPIVWEGHTLNTFADGTYTTTWPTEVWACDSTLTLVVDIVPAIKDTIPYPVCYGEAVADWYGQVISSEVDSMYIHNLPEPSGCDTLLYLDVKVLPVTDSTLYLTLCAGGPDTTLNNVLITSLQSWIYFDTIPNRFGCDSLLTYDVTVIPPDTTLHYDTLCVGDPEYLWNGYTVSTTIEDIYVANVSTEQGCDSVAILTTTLINGGVTYDTVYACVEYTWIEGTGDTYYTSDDYLFTLGDGTACPDTTWLHLVISDPVIDPDPVDVLCYGDSTGSIDIEVSGGVEPYSYLWSNGETTQDISDLPAGTYTVTVTDALSDTLYCDATMDIVITEPTPIAITEDLITNVEVMGESTGSIEVTVNEGTPGYDYAWTNEAGDTVGINEDLYNQPAGDYTLTVTDANDCEATYTGTITEPVPLDRYMSCVQIDALTCFEDLDNYPIAYTLSEYLALDTSVQVYSHNCGLDTLTFTVFDSIVSSSVYCYEEIRIYSIDDSCGNTLSCTQIIVVNDTERPTMACPPKIVVTNDVVPAAYADTTEFLAAGGFIDDNCGVVSFRQVGSDVSDGGSEPETITRTYEITDYCGNVQTCTQIIEVYRDASFDIGCAGLPSISYECVDDLPVYRNVDEFRAAGGYAYSYPFEITSFSFTDRSNGGTCPETITRTYSITSENDTASCTQAFVIDDKTPPILILPDKYISCTVPLNTVRIYTKGSEIPIYSGNAGDRGTISDNCTDMRTATVALAAPPKKLPGSCPTVYERIYETYDACGNKTLATERIIVEDIPLEVVSLPKTLTEECYLPEPYNSIAAFEADGGKVNVYCGAGLDFEFIQDVNGGASEPGVVYRTYRFWDTCDSIDVVQKIIIRDEIPPTIGIPNLVLDCEPVDIATLEVFISYDGWFADNCEIDSSSFNLFFTDTIGDVCPRVYVNRFEIFDMSGNRGTTEQRITVIDSIQPLLTCPPDDTIDATEAFPAPFALLDGFISAGGTTSDNCALDSASFTLLSADSVISDCESQITYTYIIADNCGNWSEPCSYTIYKRDYSDPVLTCPNDIVVECFDDVNTQVFTSLAQFISAGGNATDNYALLESSFTHTGDSLIGTTCPLVIVRSYRIEDICGNTAECSYRITVNDVTPPVITCPADTAIECLSEIISDITTIEEFEAAGGKLFDNCEIDPNSFTARTEKVFDLDRKTIVNYFSISDLCGNTDSCVQVITLTDTIPPEAVCNSITVYLDETGNYVLTDIDMQTISKGSNDNCTAEEDLIIEVDIVDFTCEDVEEGKLVNVVVTDEAGNSTVCMADITVVDNLPPTAICQDITVYLDETGIATITAQMIDNGSYDNCKLEAIYISRDRFDCTDVGANLVKLYAVDAYGLRDTCEAIVTVIDETPPSIICIGNQTVQLDQNGLFDITWEMVTDSVWDECGIDTVLLDDYQLDCDNIGITIITATAYDVNGNSATCQIEYEVFGNIAPNVVNDSAVTAVDIPVDINVVNNDYDLKTSINYASLGVIIHPSHGSVTVDNKTGIVTYTPDPGYIGPDIFRYTICDDGIPCVPMCGEAIVFITVRPANQPPVAIDDYFDVPCGNLTGNVLVDNGGGADSDPDGDEIVVNPIPITGTTSGVIILYDNGNFEYEPFEDFVGVDSFQYEIHDVGVPPTLYDTAWVYITRVADNDCDGIADVDDIDDDNDGIRDVNEGDLAYDSDLDGIPDSYDVDSDNDGILDNIEGQGEHNYIPPTGRDTDGDGWDDAYDPDNGGYPFDISLTDTDGDSMPDFLDIDSDNDGVFDFIEGHDENADGIADVVRIYSDSDFDGLDDAYDTQSGWAMPGNETASNAPLQDFDGDGERDWRDTNDEDDAYQTINEDINGNGDFSDDDLDLDGHPEYLDTEIDCELFIPEGFSPNDDGVHDFFQILCIYPRYPNAKMMIFNRNGQLLFAKENYGNYDVWGWNDAWWWGTSENKLTIGRSGGLPAGNYIYVLELNDGLGTVKNGTVMLAY